Proteins encoded together in one Bombus pascuorum chromosome 16, iyBomPasc1.1, whole genome shotgun sequence window:
- the LOC132915246 gene encoding G-protein coupled receptor dmsr-1-like isoform X2 — protein MDDFCAVPFEFRTGNTTNTTLYFVRLTEMAENHDILKELNFWIYSVVIKLLPCLVLTVVSLKLLQVLLEAKRRRRKLTNIQEQQLEKKKSCRRGDKERQTDRTTMMLLAVLLLFLLTELPQGILGLFSVLLGPGFFSTCYLMLGDVIDMLTLVNSAINFILYCTMSRQFRKTFNELFCKNCKIPRSTAKRICIENNGNTGTNHTVTQVTQV, from the exons GAAATACAACAAACACTACTCTCTACTTTGTTCGATTGACGGAAATGGCAGAAAATCATGACATTTTGAAGGAACTAAATTTCTGGATTTATAGCGTGGTAATAAAACTTCTGCCTTGCCTCGTCCTAACGGTCGTCAGCTTAAAGCTTCTGCAAGTTCTATTGGAAGCCAAACGAAGGAGGCGAAAGTTAACCAATATTCAAGAACAACAgctggaaaaaaagaaaagttgcCGAAGAGGGGACAAAGAGCGACAAACAGATAGAACTACGATGATGTTGCTAGCAGTCTTGCTGCTTTTTCTACTCACAGAATTGCCACAGGGAATACTCGGACTTTTCAGCGTGCTTCTCGGTCCAGGATTCTTCTCCACTTGCTACTTGATGTTAG GTGATGTTATAGATATGTTAACGCTTGTAAACTCAGCTATCAACTTCATACTATATTGCACGATGAGTAGACAATTCAGGAAAACGTTTAACGAACTTTTCTGCAAAAACTGTAAAATCCCCAGAAGCACTGCAAAACGGAtttgtatagaaaataatggaaataccGGCACAAACCACACAGTGACGCAAGTAACACAAGTATAG